The proteins below are encoded in one region of Sideroxydans lithotrophicus ES-1:
- the hpnC gene encoding squalene synthase HpnC, with the protein MPVEHYENFPVASILLPRRLRQPVAAFYHFARAADDIADEGDLTNEERLQQLNDFRDELNHIAADETPQLPLFKRLAVEIKEHALPMQPFRDLLDAFSQDVVKKRYSDYDELLDYCRRSANPVGNLLLHLYEEATSVNIAYSDAICTALQLINFWQDVARDHAIGRIYLPQDEMAQFGVTEDQISQGQTNDAWRALMRFEVDRTRALMLQGAPLGSILTGRIGLEMRMIIAGGLRILDKLEAADYDMFRHRPVLRPLDWVIMLAKSAPLRF; encoded by the coding sequence ATGCCTGTTGAACACTACGAGAACTTCCCGGTCGCCTCGATTCTATTGCCCCGCCGGCTACGCCAGCCGGTGGCGGCGTTCTACCATTTTGCCCGCGCTGCCGATGACATCGCCGATGAGGGCGATCTGACGAACGAAGAACGTCTGCAACAGCTTAACGATTTCCGCGATGAGTTGAATCACATCGCGGCGGATGAAACGCCCCAACTACCGCTGTTCAAGCGTCTCGCGGTCGAGATCAAGGAACATGCGCTGCCGATGCAACCATTTCGCGACCTGCTCGATGCCTTCTCGCAGGACGTCGTGAAAAAACGCTACTCCGATTACGACGAATTGCTCGATTATTGCCGCCGTTCTGCCAACCCCGTCGGCAATTTGCTGCTGCATCTGTACGAGGAAGCCACATCCGTCAACATCGCCTACTCGGATGCCATTTGCACGGCATTGCAACTCATCAATTTCTGGCAGGATGTGGCCAGGGACCATGCCATCGGGCGCATCTATCTGCCGCAGGATGAAATGGCCCAGTTCGGCGTAACCGAAGATCAAATTTCCCAAGGCCAAACCAATGACGCATGGCGCGCATTGATGAGATTCGAAGTCGACCGTACCCGTGCGCTGATGCTGCAGGGGGCGCCGCTCGGTTCGATACTGACGGGACGCATCGGCCTGGAGATGCGCATGATCATTGCCGGCGGACTGCGCATCCTCGACAAGCTGGAAGCTGCCGACTACGACATGTTCCGCCACCGCCCGGTACTGCGACCGCTCGACTGGGTTATCATGCTGGCAAAAAGCGCACCATTACGTTTCTGA
- the prmB gene encoding 50S ribosomal protein L3 N(5)-glutamine methyltransferase has translation MDINHYSEASASLKTVRDCLRFAVSRFNEAELFFGHGSANAYDEAAYLILHTLNLPLDRLDPFLDARLTQSEIYDVLDIIERRTEQRIPAAYLTNQAWLGDLSFYVDERVIVPRSFIAELLREQLAPWISDVERIHNVLDMCTGSGCLAILAAHAFPDAHVDAVDLSADALDVAQYNVTDYDLEERISLIESDMFDKLEGKRYDLIISNPPYVDAPSVAALPQEYKYEPQQALGSGTDGLDATRVILEHAAKHLTSNGILVVEIGHNRDALEAAFPNLPFTWLDVSAGDEFVFLLHKNDLS, from the coding sequence ATGGATATCAACCACTATTCGGAAGCAAGCGCGTCGCTCAAGACAGTCCGGGATTGCCTGCGCTTCGCGGTCAGCCGCTTCAACGAGGCCGAGCTGTTCTTCGGTCACGGCAGCGCCAACGCCTACGACGAAGCGGCTTACCTGATCCTGCACACACTGAATCTCCCGCTGGACCGGCTGGATCCGTTCCTCGACGCCAGGCTGACACAATCCGAAATTTACGACGTACTCGACATCATCGAAAGGCGCACCGAACAGCGCATCCCGGCCGCCTACCTGACCAATCAGGCATGGCTCGGCGACCTGTCCTTCTATGTCGACGAGCGCGTCATCGTACCGCGTTCGTTCATCGCCGAGTTGTTGCGCGAACAGCTCGCCCCCTGGATCAGCGATGTCGAGCGCATCCATAACGTGCTGGACATGTGTACCGGCAGCGGCTGTCTTGCCATTCTGGCCGCACATGCCTTTCCCGATGCGCATGTCGATGCCGTCGACCTGTCTGCCGATGCGCTGGATGTCGCCCAGTACAACGTGACCGATTACGACCTGGAAGAGCGCATTTCCCTGATCGAATCCGACATGTTCGACAAACTCGAGGGCAAGCGGTACGACCTCATCATCAGCAATCCTCCCTATGTCGATGCACCATCCGTGGCCGCCCTGCCACAGGAATACAAATACGAACCCCAGCAGGCGCTGGGCAGCGGCACAGACGGACTGGATGCGACCCGTGTCATCCTCGAACACGCTGCAAAACATCTCACCAGCAACGGCATACTGGTCGTCGAGATCGGCCACAATCGCGACGCGCTTGAAGCCGCCTTCCCTAACCTGCCCTTCACCTGGCTGGATGTCAGTGCGGGTGATGAGTTCGTGTTCCTGCTGCACAAGAACGACCTTTCGTAA
- the dapE gene encoding succinyl-diaminopimelate desuccinylase: protein MSDTLELTKQLIARHSLTPMDDGCIDIIGARLAPLDFSLEKMRHSEVDNLWARRGDASPLVCFAGHTDVVPTGPVNKWDSDPFTPTVRDGMLYGRGAADMKGSLAAFVTAIEKFVAEHPRHRGSIALLLTSDEEGIAVDGTVRVVEALQERDEKLDYCIVGEPTSVTKTGDTIKNGRRGSLSGTLTVKGVQGHIAYPHLVKNPIHMVAPTIAELAATEWDKGNEYFPPTSWQISNIHGGTGATNVVPGTVEILFNFRFSTASTVDGLKTKVHSILDKHGLEYDLAWELSGKPYLTPRGGLVDAVAAAIKQVQGLETELSTSGGTSDGRFIADICPQVIELGPLNATIHKLNECVAVDDLDALSEIYYLTLVKLLTE, encoded by the coding sequence ATGAGCGACACTCTCGAACTCACCAAACAACTTATCGCCCGTCATTCGCTCACCCCCATGGACGACGGCTGCATCGACATCATCGGCGCCCGCCTCGCACCGCTCGATTTCAGCCTGGAGAAGATGCGCCACAGCGAAGTGGACAACCTGTGGGCAAGACGCGGTGATGCTTCACCGCTGGTCTGCTTCGCCGGACATACCGATGTCGTGCCGACCGGCCCGGTGAACAAATGGGACAGCGACCCCTTCACCCCCACGGTACGCGACGGCATGCTGTACGGTCGCGGTGCGGCAGACATGAAAGGCTCACTCGCCGCCTTTGTCACTGCCATCGAAAAGTTCGTTGCCGAACATCCAAGACATCGGGGGTCGATCGCGTTGCTGCTCACCTCGGACGAAGAAGGTATCGCAGTAGATGGAACGGTGCGCGTGGTCGAAGCATTGCAGGAACGGGACGAGAAACTGGATTACTGCATCGTCGGCGAACCGACCTCAGTTACGAAGACGGGCGACACCATCAAGAACGGTCGACGCGGATCGCTTTCTGGTACCCTCACCGTAAAGGGTGTGCAAGGCCACATCGCCTATCCGCATCTGGTGAAGAACCCCATCCATATGGTGGCCCCCACCATCGCCGAATTGGCTGCGACGGAATGGGACAAGGGCAATGAATATTTCCCGCCGACCTCCTGGCAGATCTCCAACATCCACGGTGGCACCGGCGCAACCAACGTGGTGCCGGGAACAGTGGAGATATTGTTCAATTTCCGTTTTTCCACCGCCAGCACGGTCGATGGATTGAAGACGAAAGTGCACTCCATCCTCGACAAGCACGGCCTGGAATACGATCTGGCTTGGGAGCTGTCTGGCAAGCCCTACCTCACACCGCGCGGAGGATTGGTGGATGCGGTTGCTGCCGCGATCAAACAGGTACAGGGACTGGAAACCGAACTATCTACCAGCGGAGGAACATCGGACGGTCGCTTCATCGCCGACATCTGTCCGCAGGTCATCGAATTGGGCCCGTTGAATGCGACCATCCACAAGCTCAACGAATGCGTGGCGGTTGACGATCTCGATGCATTGTCCGAGATTTACTACCTGACTTTGGTCAAGCTGCTGACCGAATAA
- a CDS encoding ArsC family reductase produces the protein MKLYGIPNCGTVKKARAWLDEHGVDYEFHDFKKQGVTEAMLSGWLRQVGWQKLLKKTGPTWGQLPEAIKASIKDDTSAMGLMLDKPNVIKRPVLEHQGKVLATGFNETDYENLDY, from the coding sequence ATGAAGTTGTATGGGATACCCAACTGCGGCACGGTGAAAAAAGCACGTGCTTGGCTGGATGAGCATGGCGTGGACTATGAATTCCACGACTTCAAGAAACAGGGCGTGACCGAGGCCATGCTCTCTGGCTGGCTCAGGCAAGTCGGCTGGCAGAAACTGTTAAAAAAGACCGGCCCCACCTGGGGCCAGTTGCCGGAGGCGATCAAAGCCTCGATCAAGGACGATACATCTGCGATGGGTCTGATGCTGGACAAACCCAACGTCATCAAACGACCGGTGCTGGAACACCAAGGCAAGGTTCTGGCGACCGGATTCAACGAAACCGATTACGAAAACCTGGATTATTGA
- a CDS encoding PilT/PilU family type 4a pilus ATPase: MIITPLLQLAADRQASDLFLSVGAPINIKIDGVVMPVNAQILDEQTVQRIAYEMMTEQQINEFELHMEMNFSFRVPRVGNFRVNVFRQRSSVAVVIRYVRGDVLNVEELHLPLVLKELVMEKRGLVLMVGATGSGKSTTLAAMIQHRNETQSGHILTIEDPLEYMFRHSKSIVNQREVGTDTTSYETALVSAMREAPDVLMVGEIRDRETLKHALIFAQTGHLCLSTLHANNSYHALNRMVNFFPYDARPSILSDLSLCLRAVISQRLIRNAQGKLMPAVEVLLNSSLIADLIKSDQIDQIRDAIEQSVSPGSQTFEQALYKLFKSGHISKEEALRNADSASNLASLIDYSQTSKMKAYDPNAHQEGKSASAADFGAIKLNIEVPDSGK, encoded by the coding sequence ATGATCATCACGCCATTGCTGCAACTCGCCGCTGACAGGCAGGCATCCGACCTGTTCCTGTCGGTGGGTGCACCGATCAATATCAAGATCGATGGCGTGGTGATGCCGGTGAACGCACAGATACTCGACGAGCAGACTGTCCAGCGCATCGCCTACGAGATGATGACCGAGCAACAGATCAACGAGTTCGAGTTGCATATGGAGATGAACTTCTCCTTCCGTGTACCCAGGGTAGGCAACTTCCGCGTCAACGTGTTCCGCCAGCGCAGCAGCGTCGCCGTGGTCATCCGCTATGTGCGCGGCGATGTACTTAATGTCGAGGAGTTGCACCTGCCGCTGGTGCTCAAAGAGCTCGTCATGGAAAAACGCGGACTGGTGCTGATGGTCGGCGCTACGGGTTCCGGAAAATCGACCACCCTGGCCGCCATGATCCAGCACCGCAACGAAACCCAGAGTGGCCATATCCTGACCATCGAGGATCCGCTGGAGTACATGTTCCGCCATAGCAAGTCCATCGTTAACCAGCGCGAAGTCGGCACGGATACGACCAGCTACGAGACCGCGCTGGTCAGCGCCATGCGCGAAGCACCGGATGTCTTAATGGTGGGCGAGATTCGCGACCGCGAGACACTGAAGCATGCACTGATCTTTGCCCAGACCGGCCACTTGTGCCTGTCCACCCTGCATGCCAACAACAGTTATCATGCGCTCAACCGCATGGTGAACTTCTTCCCCTATGATGCCCGCCCCAGCATCCTGTCCGACTTGTCGCTCTGCCTGCGTGCAGTCATCTCGCAGCGGCTGATCCGCAATGCCCAAGGCAAGCTGATGCCTGCGGTGGAAGTATTGTTGAATTCTTCACTCATCGCCGACCTGATCAAGAGCGACCAGATCGACCAGATCCGCGATGCCATCGAGCAAAGCGTCTCCCCGGGTTCGCAGACCTTCGAGCAAGCCCTGTATAAACTGTTCAAATCCGGGCATATCAGCAAGGAAGAAGCCTTGCGCAACGCCGACTCGGCCAGTAACCTCGCCTCGCTGATCGACTACTCGCAAACCAGCAAGATGAAGGCATATGACCCGAATGCCCACCAAGAGGGCAAATCCGCATCTGCAGCAGATTTCGGTGCTATCAAACTCAATATCGAAGTTCCGGATTCCGGCAAATGA
- the dapD gene encoding 2,3,4,5-tetrahydropyridine-2,6-dicarboxylate N-succinyltransferase, with protein sequence MPQLQAIIEEAFERRAEITPRNVDAQLKETINTVIEYLDQGKLRVAEKLDGQWVTHQWVKKAVLLSFRIEDNAFIKGGFTNYFDKVPSKFADYNSKEFREGGFRVVPPAAARRGAYIAKNVVLMPSYVNIGGYVDEGTMVDTWATVGSCAQIGKNVHLSGGVGIGGVLEPVQANPTIIEDNCFIGARSEVVEGVIVEEGSVISMGVFIGQSTKIYDRETGEVHYGRVPAGSVVVSGSLPSSDGKYSLYCAVIVKKVDAKTLGKVGINELLRGI encoded by the coding sequence ATGCCGCAATTGCAAGCCATCATCGAAGAAGCCTTTGAACGACGTGCCGAGATCACCCCGCGCAACGTTGATGCGCAACTGAAAGAGACCATCAACACCGTCATCGAATATCTCGACCAGGGCAAACTGCGCGTGGCAGAGAAGCTCGACGGCCAATGGGTCACCCATCAGTGGGTGAAGAAAGCAGTGCTGCTATCTTTCCGCATCGAGGACAACGCCTTCATCAAGGGCGGCTTCACCAACTATTTCGACAAGGTGCCATCCAAGTTCGCCGACTACAACTCCAAGGAATTCCGCGAAGGCGGCTTCCGTGTGGTGCCTCCGGCTGCCGCACGCCGCGGCGCCTACATCGCCAAGAACGTGGTACTGATGCCTTCCTATGTGAACATCGGCGGTTATGTCGATGAAGGCACCATGGTCGACACCTGGGCTACCGTCGGCTCCTGCGCACAGATCGGCAAGAACGTGCATCTCTCCGGCGGCGTCGGCATCGGCGGCGTGCTGGAACCGGTGCAGGCCAACCCCACCATCATCGAGGACAACTGCTTCATCGGCGCACGCTCGGAAGTCGTCGAAGGCGTGATCGTGGAAGAAGGCTCCGTTATCTCGATGGGCGTGTTCATCGGCCAGAGCACCAAGATCTATGACCGCGAGACCGGCGAAGTTCATTATGGTCGTGTTCCTGCCGGCTCTGTGGTAGTCAGCGGCAGTCTGCCTTCCAGCGATGGCAAGTACAGCCTGTACTGTGCCGTGATCGTGAAGAAAGTGGATGCAAAGACCTTGGGCAAAGTGGGCATCAATGAACTGCTGAGAGGCATCTAG
- the dapC gene encoding succinyldiaminopimelate transaminase, which translates to MNPDLQLLQPYPFQKLAGLFGATSPNAAFKPISLHIGEPKHATPQFIKDALVSGLDGLANYPTTVGSETLRDTIATWLTSRYDIPSPDAKTQVLPVNGSREALFAFAQAVIDRSKAAPVAVCPNPFYQIYEGAAYLAGATPHFLNTLPEDDFALNFQQLSDEVWQRTQLIYVCSPGNPNGRVMPLTEWRALFEMSDRHGFIIAADECYSEIYFGEDKPLGALQAAQLLGRSDYRNLVVFSSLSKRSNVPGMRSGFVAGDAGILERFALYRTYHGCAMNPAIQSASIAAWKDEKHVAENRRLYAEKFAKVIALLAPALPVSKPDAGFYLWLRTPIDDTAYAQQLYRDYNVSVLPGSYLAREAQGVNPGANFIRLALVANLDETLEAARRIAEFTQKLR; encoded by the coding sequence ATGAATCCGGATCTGCAGCTCCTTCAGCCCTACCCATTCCAAAAGCTAGCCGGATTATTCGGTGCAACTTCGCCGAATGCAGCATTCAAACCGATCAGCCTTCACATAGGTGAGCCCAAACACGCCACACCGCAGTTCATCAAAGACGCGCTGGTCTCAGGGCTGGATGGGCTGGCGAATTATCCCACAACCGTGGGCAGCGAGACTTTACGCGACACGATCGCCACCTGGCTAACCTCCCGTTACGACATTCCGTCGCCGGATGCCAAGACGCAAGTCCTGCCGGTAAACGGCAGCCGGGAGGCATTGTTCGCCTTTGCACAGGCGGTGATCGACCGCAGCAAAGCGGCTCCGGTCGCAGTTTGTCCTAATCCCTTTTATCAGATATATGAAGGTGCGGCATACCTTGCCGGTGCGACACCCCACTTCCTCAACACCTTGCCGGAAGACGACTTCGCGCTTAATTTCCAGCAACTGTCAGATGAAGTCTGGCAGCGCACCCAGTTGATCTATGTCTGCTCTCCCGGCAACCCGAATGGCCGGGTAATGCCGCTGACAGAATGGCGGGCGTTGTTTGAGATGAGCGACCGCCATGGTTTCATCATTGCCGCAGACGAGTGCTATTCCGAGATATATTTCGGCGAAGACAAACCGCTGGGTGCCTTGCAAGCCGCACAACTGCTGGGACGTAGCGATTACAGGAACCTGGTGGTGTTCTCCAGCCTGTCCAAGCGCTCCAATGTGCCGGGCATGCGTTCCGGCTTCGTTGCAGGCGATGCCGGGATTCTGGAAAGATTCGCTCTTTACCGGACCTATCATGGATGCGCAATGAATCCGGCGATCCAGTCCGCCAGCATCGCCGCATGGAAAGACGAGAAACACGTCGCGGAGAACCGCCGACTCTATGCGGAGAAATTCGCCAAGGTTATCGCGCTGCTTGCCCCGGCACTGCCAGTCTCCAAACCGGATGCTGGCTTCTATCTCTGGCTCAGGACCCCTATCGATGATACTGCCTACGCGCAACAGCTATACCGCGACTATAATGTGTCGGTGTTGCCAGGAAGTTATCTTGCCCGCGAAGCACAAGGGGTCAATCCCGGTGCGAATTTCATCCGCCTGGCGCTGGTCGCCAATCTGGACGAGACGCTGGAAGCAGCACGACGCATCGCCGAATTCACCCAAAAACTACGTTAG
- a CDS encoding DMT family transporter, with product MPAKQNMLPVIGVLSGALVWGLIWYPYRMLQDAGLSGAMATLISYLWAMVCGAFMLPRVWRERGDFGWWGVLLVLSAGWANLGYVLGMLHGEVMRVLLLFYLAPVWTILFSFWMLGERLNRYGYLILALSLCGALVMLWKPDLGLPFPQNISEWLGLSAGMGFALSNVTSRRATHLSVEAKSFSLWLGTAGLTLPFLMWQGGAAGQLLAISMQSWVVLAIIGGVICATSFAVQYGVTHLTANRAVVLFLFELVFASVSSYFLANEAMDVRDIIGAVLIVSASLLSGKLYSDKSLG from the coding sequence GTGCCAGCAAAACAAAATATGCTGCCGGTCATCGGAGTATTGAGCGGCGCATTGGTCTGGGGCCTGATCTGGTATCCCTATCGTATGTTGCAGGACGCAGGTTTGTCCGGCGCGATGGCAACGCTCATCAGCTACCTGTGGGCGATGGTTTGCGGGGCATTCATGCTGCCGCGAGTGTGGCGCGAGCGTGGTGACTTCGGTTGGTGGGGAGTATTGCTGGTATTGAGTGCAGGATGGGCGAATCTCGGTTACGTGCTGGGGATGCTGCATGGCGAAGTGATGCGGGTTCTGCTGTTGTTCTACCTCGCTCCGGTGTGGACTATCCTGTTTTCGTTCTGGATGCTGGGCGAGCGTCTTAATCGTTATGGTTATCTTATTCTTGCCTTGTCCTTGTGCGGAGCGTTGGTCATGCTGTGGAAGCCTGACTTGGGATTGCCATTCCCTCAAAACATCTCCGAATGGCTGGGGCTTTCCGCAGGAATGGGTTTCGCACTTTCCAATGTCACTTCGCGGCGAGCAACGCATCTTTCCGTGGAAGCAAAATCTTTCAGTCTGTGGCTGGGCACGGCTGGGCTGACTTTGCCGTTCCTGATGTGGCAGGGTGGAGCGGCTGGACAGTTATTGGCGATTTCCATGCAATCCTGGGTCGTACTGGCAATAATAGGGGGGGTAATCTGTGCGACCAGTTTTGCCGTGCAATATGGCGTCACACACCTAACGGCAAACAGGGCCGTGGTGCTTTTTCTTTTCGAGTTGGTGTTTGCCTCCGTTTCGTCGTATTTCCTTGCCAATGAAGCGATGGATGTGCGGGATATCATCGGTGCCGTATTGATCGTTTCTGCAAGTTTGCTTTCAGGGAAATTGTATTCGGACAAGAGCTTGGGTTAG
- a CDS encoding HD domain-containing protein translates to MKNKDSPSPAEIDELFNNNDPQIVWAKVADIIRRMSPSYDFTFAQSVFDDVLSLFRGDYPGYGSIKTLYHDLPHTLEVLLCGARLMHGVHVSGDHLNDDEITLILLAIMMHDVGYAQLKEKESGTGAQYTQTHVQRGIEFMRRYFNERQLPADIALAATNLILGTEHNRPFMGIDFNDERSLLLARIVATADITGQMADRIYLEKLLFLYLEFREAHFGSYQSMYDLLSQTNRFYETTREKLDGALGGIYKKFKYHFKDVMGVDNNYYLESIEKNMDYLSRIVAHSEEELLTMLKRNGVVEKTRKLA, encoded by the coding sequence ATGAAAAATAAAGATAGCCCTTCGCCTGCTGAGATCGATGAGTTGTTTAACAACAACGACCCACAAATCGTATGGGCGAAGGTGGCCGACATCATCCGTCGCATGAGCCCTTCGTATGACTTCACTTTTGCCCAGTCGGTGTTCGATGATGTCCTGAGTTTGTTCAGGGGAGACTATCCTGGTTACGGCTCCATCAAAACTCTATATCACGATCTCCCTCACACTTTGGAGGTCTTGCTGTGCGGGGCGAGACTGATGCATGGGGTGCATGTTTCGGGCGATCATCTGAATGATGACGAGATCACTTTGATCCTGCTTGCCATCATGATGCACGATGTCGGTTATGCGCAGCTCAAGGAAAAAGAGAGCGGAACAGGCGCTCAGTATACTCAGACCCATGTTCAACGCGGCATCGAATTCATGCGACGATATTTCAACGAACGCCAATTGCCTGCTGACATCGCACTTGCTGCGACCAATTTGATACTGGGTACCGAGCACAATCGTCCGTTCATGGGCATCGACTTCAACGATGAAAGGTCGCTTCTATTGGCCAGAATTGTTGCCACTGCCGATATTACCGGCCAGATGGCAGACAGGATCTATCTGGAAAAACTGCTCTTCCTGTATCTGGAGTTCAGGGAAGCGCACTTTGGCAGTTATCAGAGCATGTATGATTTGTTGAGTCAGACCAATAGGTTCTACGAAACCACGCGTGAAAAGCTGGACGGGGCGCTGGGCGGCATTTACAAGAAATTCAAGTACCATTTCAAGGATGTGATGGGTGTCGATAATAATTACTATCTCGAATCGATAGAGAAGAACATGGATTATCTATCGAGGATCGTTGCACATAGCGAGGAAGAGCTCCTCACCATGCTGAAACGCAATGGGGTAGTCGAGAAAACCCGCAAACTTGCATAA
- a CDS encoding cytochrome c, translated as MDNNFFKWLSFRTFAIAVGVLVFSFQAHADSASDLLMPGQLIQAHDKYKSDCANCHKPYDKAAQSGLCKDCHKEIAKDIAGKHGLHGLMKEDKPCKECHTEHKGRDARIAKLNTVNFDHSTTGFELKGAHLSSKVLCKDCHSPLKKYREAPVKCIGCHQKADKHKGSLGPDCENCHEEKDWKTTHFDHSKTHFPLLGKHMDVKCKACHINDKFKDTPRLCNDCHKKDDKHKGNFGPKCETCHDAKSWKEILFDHDKQTKYPLLGKHRETKCVSCHKGNLYKEKLKTNCFSCHKKDDKHKGKFGTKCESCHVERSWKEIPFDHDRKTKFPLLGKHKDVKCNACHKGDLYKDKLKMDCFSCHKKDDKHKGSFGPKCETCHIEKSWKEIVFDHDKKTKYPLLGKHRDTKCVSCHKGDLYKDKLKTDCFSCHEKDDKHKGEEGRKCESCHHEDSWKRVEFDHRISRFQLTGKHALVECKKCHLTVVFKEAKSDCWSCHEKQDVHKRTLGTGCETCHNTRDWKDWDFDHDKTGFKLDGKHRSLKCIDCHNTPVRTKVVLAATCVSCHEKDDKHDGAFGMQCDHCHIGSNWKTIKVGGQRWINY; from the coding sequence ATGGATAACAATTTCTTCAAGTGGCTATCTTTCAGGACGTTCGCAATTGCCGTGGGCGTCCTCGTATTTTCCTTCCAGGCCCATGCAGATTCTGCAAGCGACCTGTTGATGCCTGGCCAATTGATCCAGGCGCATGACAAATACAAGAGCGATTGCGCTAACTGCCACAAGCCGTATGACAAGGCGGCACAATCCGGGCTGTGCAAGGACTGTCACAAGGAGATCGCGAAAGACATCGCCGGGAAACATGGTCTGCATGGCTTGATGAAGGAAGATAAACCTTGCAAGGAATGTCACACCGAACACAAAGGCAGGGATGCCCGGATCGCAAAATTGAACACCGTCAATTTCGACCATTCGACTACAGGATTCGAGTTGAAGGGGGCGCACTTGAGCAGCAAGGTTCTTTGCAAGGACTGTCACTCCCCACTGAAGAAATACCGCGAAGCGCCTGTCAAATGCATCGGATGTCATCAAAAAGCCGACAAGCACAAAGGTTCACTGGGACCGGACTGTGAGAACTGCCACGAAGAAAAAGACTGGAAGACGACCCATTTCGACCATAGCAAAACTCACTTCCCATTGCTTGGAAAGCATATGGATGTGAAGTGCAAGGCTTGCCATATCAATGACAAATTCAAAGATACCCCGCGTCTGTGCAACGACTGCCATAAGAAGGACGATAAACATAAGGGCAATTTCGGACCGAAATGCGAGACTTGTCATGATGCAAAGAGCTGGAAAGAGATTCTCTTCGATCACGACAAGCAGACCAAATACCCGTTGCTAGGAAAACATCGTGAAACGAAGTGCGTGAGTTGCCATAAAGGGAATCTGTACAAGGAGAAATTGAAGACAAACTGTTTCTCTTGCCACAAAAAAGATGATAAGCACAAAGGCAAGTTCGGTACGAAGTGCGAATCCTGCCACGTCGAGCGCAGCTGGAAGGAAATTCCATTCGATCATGACAGGAAAACCAAATTTCCCTTGCTTGGGAAACACAAGGACGTCAAATGCAACGCCTGTCACAAGGGCGATCTATATAAAGACAAACTGAAGATGGATTGCTTTTCGTGCCATAAAAAAGACGATAAGCATAAGGGCAGCTTTGGTCCGAAATGCGAAACTTGCCATATCGAAAAAAGCTGGAAAGAGATTGTCTTCGACCATGACAAGAAAACCAAATACCCGTTGCTGGGCAAACACCGGGATACAAAATGCGTCAGCTGTCACAAAGGTGACTTGTACAAGGACAAACTGAAGACCGATTGTTTCTCTTGTCACGAGAAGGATGACAAACACAAAGGCGAGGAGGGGAGGAAATGCGAATCCTGCCACCATGAGGACTCGTGGAAAAGAGTCGAATTCGATCACAGGATCTCACGCTTCCAGCTGACGGGAAAACACGCGTTGGTAGAGTGCAAGAAATGCCATTTGACTGTGGTCTTCAAAGAAGCGAAATCGGACTGCTGGTCTTGTCATGAGAAGCAGGACGTACATAAACGCACGCTTGGCACGGGATGCGAAACCTGCCACAACACCCGAGACTGGAAAGATTGGGATTTCGATCACGATAAAACCGGCTTCAAACTGGATGGGAAACACAGGAGTCTTAAGTGTATCGACTGCCATAATACCCCGGTTAGAACCAAGGTCGTGCTGGCAGCTACCTGTGTCAGCTGTCACGAAAAGGATGATAAGCATGATGGTGCATTTGGCATGCAGTGTGACCATTGCCATATTGGATCAAATTGGAAAACCATCAAAGTAGGAGGGCAGCGGTGGATAAACTACTAG